The following proteins come from a genomic window of Flavobacterium crocinum:
- a CDS encoding NAD(P)H-dependent oxidoreductase, with the protein MKKILIINGHPNPESFNFGIAESYKSGAIASGAQIETITIAALKFNPNLQFGYQKRTELEPDLLESWEKIKRADHLIWIHPVWWGGLPAITKGFIDRLFLPGMAFQYRENSVWWDKLLKGKTAHIITTLDQPGWYYRLFFGRPSINQLKKSTLEFCGVKPVKVSYIGIIKGSEEKQRKKWLEKVYNFGLQHK; encoded by the coding sequence ATGAAAAAAATACTAATTATAAACGGACATCCAAATCCTGAAAGCTTCAATTTCGGAATTGCAGAATCGTATAAAAGTGGGGCAATAGCTTCTGGAGCACAAATTGAAACGATTACAATCGCAGCTTTAAAATTTAATCCTAATTTACAATTCGGTTATCAAAAACGAACCGAATTAGAACCCGATTTACTTGAATCCTGGGAAAAAATCAAAAGAGCCGATCATTTAATATGGATACATCCCGTTTGGTGGGGCGGACTTCCGGCAATCACAAAAGGTTTTATTGATCGATTATTTTTGCCAGGAATGGCTTTTCAATACCGGGAAAATTCGGTTTGGTGGGATAAACTATTAAAAGGAAAAACAGCGCATATTATTACGACTCTGGATCAGCCAGGCTGGTATTACAGATTGTTTTTCGGAAGACCAAGTATCAATCAATTAAAGAAATCTACTTTAGAATTTTGTGGAGTAAAACCTGTAAAAGTCAGCTATATCGGAATTATAAAAGGTTCAGAAGAAAAGCAAAGAAAAAAATGGCTTGAGAAAGTCTACAACTTTGGCCTGCAGCATAAATAG
- a CDS encoding Crp/Fnr family transcriptional regulator: protein MKSIFQSIQNFSAEELNLLDDLITVRTLKKGELLLVENQVCNEIVFIKKGILRSFFLNHKGDEITNCFAFENEFMASFASFITQEKAEESVQALVDTELEVLDRKSLEKLYQSGFNWQETGRKLTELEFVNLHKRMVSFQKLSGSQRYEELYKNHQKYLQLIPLQYLASYLGITPRHLSRIRKTVA from the coding sequence ATGAAATCAATTTTTCAGTCAATCCAGAATTTTTCAGCAGAAGAATTAAATCTTTTAGATGATTTAATTACGGTTCGTACTTTGAAAAAAGGAGAATTGTTATTGGTTGAAAATCAGGTTTGCAATGAAATTGTATTTATAAAAAAAGGAATTTTACGTTCCTTTTTTTTAAACCATAAAGGAGACGAAATAACCAATTGTTTTGCTTTTGAAAATGAATTCATGGCTTCTTTTGCCAGTTTTATTACTCAGGAAAAAGCAGAAGAAAGTGTTCAGGCATTAGTAGATACCGAATTAGAAGTTTTGGACAGGAAATCTTTGGAAAAACTATATCAATCCGGTTTTAACTGGCAGGAAACAGGCAGGAAGCTAACAGAACTAGAGTTTGTAAACCTACATAAAAGAATGGTTTCTTTTCAAAAGTTATCAGGATCTCAGCGCTACGAAGAACTTTATAAAAATCATCAAAAGTATTTACAATTAATTCCGTTACAATATTTAGCTTCTTATTTAGGAATAACTCCAAGACATTTAAGCCGAATCAGAAAAACAGTAGCTTAG
- a CDS encoding Ppx/GppA phosphatase family protein, with protein MINIRKFAAIDIGSNAMRLLIANVVEQDGKEPQFNKSSLVRVPIRLGQDAFTVGEISPENIDRMVDAMKAFNLLMKVHKVERYMAFATSAMREAYNAKEVVALIKKKADIKIEIIDGKKEAAIIASTDLHHLIKSDETYLFVDVGGGSTEFTLFSSGKMITSRSFKAGTVRLLNNMVHDVVWDEIEKWIKTNTADYEEVTLIGSGGNINKLFKMSGKQQEKPLSYIYINSQYAFLNSLTYEQRIAELGLNSDRADVIIHATRIYLNAMKWSGARQIYVPKIGLSDGIVKAMYYGKI; from the coding sequence ATGATTAATATTAGGAAGTTTGCAGCAATAGATATCGGATCAAATGCCATGAGGCTTCTGATAGCTAACGTTGTAGAACAAGATGGAAAAGAACCACAATTTAACAAAAGTTCCCTTGTTCGTGTACCAATTCGTTTAGGACAGGATGCCTTTACAGTTGGTGAAATTTCACCGGAAAATATAGATCGAATGGTTGATGCGATGAAAGCATTTAACCTTTTGATGAAAGTACATAAAGTTGAACGTTATATGGCTTTTGCAACTTCTGCAATGCGTGAAGCCTATAACGCAAAAGAGGTCGTGGCTTTAATTAAGAAAAAAGCCGATATAAAAATCGAAATCATTGATGGTAAAAAAGAAGCAGCAATTATCGCTTCTACGGATCTGCATCATTTAATAAAATCTGACGAAACTTATCTGTTTGTGGATGTTGGAGGTGGAAGCACAGAATTTACACTTTTCTCTTCCGGAAAAATGATTACTTCGAGATCTTTCAAAGCAGGAACGGTTCGTTTGTTGAATAACATGGTGCATGACGTGGTTTGGGATGAAATCGAAAAATGGATTAAAACCAATACAGCAGATTATGAAGAGGTTACACTTATTGGGTCTGGTGGAAACATCAACAAGCTTTTTAAAATGTCCGGAAAACAGCAGGAAAAACCACTTTCATACATTTATATTAATTCACAATATGCTTTCTTAAATTCATTGACTTACGAACAAAGAATTGCCGAATTAGGATTGAACTCTGACCGCGCCGACGTTATCATACACGCAACAAGAATTTATCTTAATGCAATGAAATGGAGTGGAGCACGCCAGATTTACGTTCCTAAAATCGGACTTTCTGATGGTATCGTAAAAGCAATGTATTACGGTAAAATTTAA
- the ppk1 gene encoding polyphosphate kinase 1, translated as MYEQKYIDREKSWLAFNARVLQEAADNTVPLLDRLRFVGIFSNNLDEFFRVRYAAIRRLSLSGISGEKYLGGISAHQLIKDITEIVIQQQSESLRILGNIETELEAENIFIINETQITPKQECFLKDFYNQKLSPELVTIILNDLAVFPVLKDTLGYLAVRLELNNDEVRYALIEIPKNINRFVVLPSEDDKQYVILIDDVIRFKLKNIFNIFDYKTVSAHMIKITRDAQLDIDSDLSKSMLEKIATSVKDRRIGEPVRFIYDSLIEDDTLHFFLDKMKIVETDSIIPGGRYHNRRDYMSFPNLGRYDLLYKPNEPLPVPGLSLDGSILEKISKKDYLVHAPYQSFSYLTKFLREAALDPKVTSIKITLYRLAKNSQIISSLINAAKNGKRVVVQIELQARFDEASNISYAEQMQTEGIELIFGIKGLKVHSKICVIERLEDGKNRRYGFISTGNFNESTAKIYTDVTLLTCHQGILKDTSKIFEFFDINYRVHRYKHLIVSPHYTRTKFIKLIDREILHALAGRKTHIKLKMNSLSDFKMIDKLYEASNAGVKIQLQVRGICSLIPGIPGMSENIEAISIVDNYLEHSRVYIFGNAGLTEVYISSADFMTRNLDGRVEVTCPIYDLEIKKELIDNFNIAWKGNVKVRYHSYKLDNKYKPKNHHAPFRAQFETYKYYQNKIAILDEVPQKVN; from the coding sequence GTGTACGAACAGAAATATATCGATAGAGAAAAAAGCTGGTTAGCGTTTAATGCAAGAGTACTTCAGGAAGCTGCAGATAACACAGTTCCGCTTTTAGACAGACTGCGTTTTGTTGGAATTTTTTCAAACAATTTAGATGAATTTTTTAGAGTTCGGTACGCAGCCATCCGACGATTAAGCCTTTCGGGTATTTCTGGAGAAAAATATCTGGGCGGTATTTCTGCTCATCAATTAATTAAAGATATTACAGAAATCGTAATTCAGCAGCAGTCTGAAAGTTTACGTATTCTGGGAAATATAGAAACAGAGCTCGAAGCTGAAAATATTTTTATTATAAACGAAACCCAGATTACTCCAAAACAGGAATGTTTCTTAAAAGATTTTTACAATCAAAAATTAAGCCCTGAACTGGTAACGATTATCCTGAATGATCTTGCAGTCTTTCCTGTTTTAAAAGATACTTTGGGTTATTTGGCAGTCCGTTTGGAATTAAATAATGATGAAGTTCGTTATGCTTTGATTGAAATTCCAAAAAATATAAACCGTTTTGTGGTATTGCCTTCTGAAGATGATAAGCAGTATGTTATTTTGATTGATGATGTTATTCGTTTTAAATTGAAAAACATCTTTAATATATTTGATTATAAGACCGTTTCGGCTCATATGATTAAAATTACCCGTGATGCACAATTAGACATTGATAGTGATTTGAGTAAAAGTATGCTCGAAAAAATTGCTACATCTGTAAAAGACCGCCGAATTGGAGAACCTGTTCGTTTCATTTACGATAGTTTAATTGAAGACGATACATTACATTTCTTTTTGGATAAAATGAAGATTGTCGAAACCGATAGTATAATTCCGGGTGGAAGATACCACAATCGTCGGGATTATATGAGTTTTCCAAATTTAGGACGTTACGACTTGTTATACAAACCTAATGAACCTTTGCCGGTTCCGGGATTAAGTCTGGATGGAAGTATCTTAGAAAAAATCAGTAAAAAAGATTATTTAGTACATGCTCCATATCAGTCATTTTCGTATCTGACTAAGTTTTTGCGTGAAGCAGCTTTAGATCCAAAAGTAACAAGTATCAAGATCACATTATATCGTTTGGCTAAGAATTCGCAAATTATCAGTTCGTTGATAAATGCAGCTAAAAACGGTAAAAGAGTAGTGGTACAGATTGAGTTACAGGCGCGTTTTGATGAAGCTTCAAATATTTCTTATGCAGAGCAAATGCAGACCGAAGGAATCGAATTGATTTTTGGAATAAAAGGCCTTAAAGTGCATAGCAAAATATGTGTTATCGAAAGATTGGAAGATGGTAAAAACCGTCGTTACGGATTTATTTCGACTGGAAACTTCAACGAATCGACAGCTAAAATTTATACCGATGTCACGCTTTTAACTTGCCATCAGGGAATTTTAAAAGACACCTCAAAAATATTTGAGTTTTTCGATATTAATTACAGAGTTCACAGATACAAACACTTAATCGTATCGCCTCATTACACCAGAACCAAATTTATAAAACTGATTGATCGTGAAATTTTACACGCTTTAGCAGGCAGAAAAACACATATAAAGCTAAAGATGAATAGTTTGTCAGATTTTAAAATGATCGATAAATTGTATGAGGCAAGTAATGCAGGGGTAAAAATTCAGCTTCAGGTAAGAGGAATTTGTTCGTTGATTCCAGGAATTCCCGGAATGAGTGAAAATATTGAAGCTATAAGCATAGTCGATAATTATTTGGAACATTCAAGGGTTTATATTTTTGGAAATGCAGGTCTTACGGAAGTGTATATTTCATCTGCCGATTTCATGACCAGAAACCTTGACGGAAGAGTCGAAGTAACCTGTCCAATTTATGACCTTGAAATTAAAAAAGAACTAATTGATAATTTCAATATTGCCTGGAAAGGAAATGTAAAAGTAAGATACCATTCTTATAAATTAGATAATAAATATAAACCTAAAAATCATCATGCCCCGTTTAGAGCACAATTTGAGACCTATAAATATTATCAGAACAAAATCGCCATACTAGATGAGGTTCCTCAGAAAGTAAATTAA
- a CDS encoding SixA phosphatase family protein, with the protein MKNLILIRHAKSSWEAPLKDFDRPLMKRGILDAHDVSLNISPYLPKTYIIWSSTAARASETALIFAQNLSYPLESIVFRDDLYTFDERQLEKVIKSCDNSLESVILFGHNEAITNFVNKFGDVFIDNVPTSGFVSLQFEANSWDTIDKGKTHKTIFPKDLK; encoded by the coding sequence ATGAAAAATCTCATTTTAATACGTCATGCTAAATCGAGTTGGGAAGCACCTTTAAAAGATTTTGATCGTCCGCTAATGAAAAGAGGAATCTTAGATGCGCATGATGTTTCATTAAATATCTCACCATACCTTCCTAAAACGTATATAATTTGGAGTAGTACTGCCGCAAGAGCTTCAGAAACTGCTTTAATTTTTGCACAAAACCTTTCCTATCCTTTAGAAAGTATAGTTTTTAGAGACGATTTGTACACTTTTGATGAAAGACAATTGGAAAAAGTTATCAAATCGTGTGATAATAGTTTAGAAAGCGTTATTCTTTTTGGACATAACGAGGCTATTACAAATTTTGTTAATAAATTTGGAGATGTTTTTATCGATAATGTTCCAACTTCAGGCTTCGTTTCATTGCAATTTGAAGCCAATAGCTGGGATACAATAGATAAAGGCAAAACTCATAAAACTATTTTCCCCAAAGATTTAAAATAA